Within the Calypte anna isolate BGI_N300 chromosome 28, bCalAnn1_v1.p, whole genome shotgun sequence genome, the region CGCTGTACCGGCACCCGGTGCcggggagaaggggggaggaggggggggagggaccCCGGTGCTGAACGGGGAGAAACGCCACACGGACACCgggcagcagcaccctgcagaGCTCCCGGTACCGGTGTCCTTCACCGCCCCCACTCCGtctcctcctgctttttcccCGCAGCGTTGTCGCGACTCCGCCGAGGCCGCCCCGTCGGGCCCGGTGCCGGTGATCGGTGCCGTTCGCCGGCGTTTCTCCGGGAGCCCGTTGTTGCCGCCGCTGGGTTGCCGGTGGGCGGAGGGGTCCCGCGGCCCCGAGCCCGAGACCGCCCGGGTGGTCTTCACCATCGAGGAGAGTGGGCCCAGCAGCGGCGACGAGGCCGAGCCCCCCCGGTAAGAACGGAACGGGAAGGGATTGGGGttgaagggaaaggagggaaggaggaggaggggttgATCGCTCCGGTGGTACCGGGATGGGTAGGGCGCTGTTGCCGGGACCGCTCCCGGTTTCAGCACCGTAGAGCGGACAGCAGCACCGGGAACGGTACCGGGAACACCGGGAACGGCACCGGGGGCACCGGGAGCTTCACCGGCACCGGGGGCACCGGGAGTGGCACTAGGGACACCGGGAATAGCTTCAGGGACACCGGCACCGAGAGCGTCACCGTCAGAGTCCCTAAAATGTCCCCAccaccctgtccctgtccccacgcCCGCCACCTCCGTCCTGACCCCCTTGTCCTCATCCTCATCACGCCCTCCCTGTCCCAGGCGGTGTCACCGCAGGGGCCCAGAGGTGACCTCGGTCCCTCCCCCTGTGGCTCGGGCACTGCAGGGTTATTTTTGGGCTCTCTCCGCCCCTCGCCTGTCCCAGCCCGGCTCTTGGGGACAGCACGAAGCTGGCAGGGCCGAGGGACCTGGCTCCGGTGTCGCTCGCTGCCCCTACACGTGGCCCGCGGGGACAGCCACAGCccgggaggggacagggactggCTGTCCCGGGGACAGGGACTGGCTGTcctgtgtcccctcctccccggctgtcccaggggctgctggctgctgccccagctctgcccctacCCCAGTGTCCCTCTGCCCTGATGTCCCCATGTTCGTGTTTGCCACCCCTTGGAAGCAAGGGGACCAGCAAGGTGTTTGGGGTCGCTACAGGTGGCATGTGGCACTGTCCCTcctgggtcccttccagctACTGGGTATTTTTGTGGCTACTGGGAACAGGAGGTGGCCACCCAGCTCCCAAGGCTGGGCCAGCAGCTTCATTGTGGGTGGCACTGCCACCAGCTTGGccttgtcctgctgctccctgtccccatcgGGTATGGCCCCAGGAGGCAGCTTGTCATGtggcagggaggtgctggggacacaAGGTAAGTCCTTGGGTGGGTTTGACTCTCACATGTGCCTTGGTGGCACTGTGTCAGGGCCACATCATGTGTCCAGGATGCTCCAGGCTCAGCCATGTCTTTTGGTGGCACCGTGGCAGGGCCACTCTGGATGTCCAGGAGCCCCCATGTCCCTTGCTGGCACCTTGGCAGGGTCACACCATGTGTCTGGGATACTCCAGGCTCTGACATGTCCCTTGCTGGCACCGTGGCCGTTCCTTTTCTCCGAGGATCAGTGTGGCATTTGCCATGTGTCCTCTCAGAGCCCCCCCTGCCCTTGTGGGGAGCAGCTGCCACCTTGGGGACAGCAGAATGACCGATGGCACAGGGCCAGCCGGGGGCCACGTGCTCGGGAAGCCAGGAACACAccgtggggggggggggatacAGccaggggtggagggggggggacaccCACTCCATGTGCCGGCTGCCGGAGCCAGACAGTTGTTTAATTTCCCAGGCGCGGGGGccgaggagggggggggatgaggATGGAAACTTTCCCGGGGCCGCCGGGACCAGAGCTGGGACGGGCTCAGGCTCCCTGCTCCGCACCGTGGCCTCGCTGTCCTTGTCCCCTTACCGGGGGTCCCTGAGCTCTCCCATGCTGCCCACCGCCCGGGCTTCTCCTCAGCACTCCCCCCACAATTCTCCCCGCAATTCCCCCCGCAATTCCCCCTGCAATTCTCCCGTCCTCTTCAAGAAGCTCCTGGTGACCCAGAGCATCCGCCTCCAGCGGCGTTTCACCGTCACACATCCCCTCGGGTAAGGGCGGGGGGACACCCCCGGGGGGTCCCCAGCGAGGGTGGGAGCAGGCACCGGGTTGTGCTGCCGGGCTGGGGTCGGTCTTTCCCCGCCTCCCCCACCCCCTACCCCCCCCCCACAGCACGTTCCCAAGGctgtggggacatgggggggggggaacaggggacagggggggtCCCGGGGGAGTGGGGCGGGGGGGCACTGACTGAGCACGGGCACATTCACTGCAGTGGTGGCCAGGCAGGTGCCAAGGGGGTTTGCCCCATGGtggggggtggcagggagggCAGAAGGGTTTTTTTACCTCCCCCCCCGGGACTCAGTCCTGCTGCCCCCCTCCTTGGAGctctgtagggtttttttggggtgctgggggtgctgcccTCATTGCAGGCGCCGGGGGGGTCACCAGATCACTCTTTGGCAGCCACAGAATCTATTTATAgtgtcccgtcccgtcccccccGCGCCAGCTCAGCCGTTGTTAACCCTGACACTCAACCCTGAGGTTTGACTGGGTTTGTGTCCCCTCCACGGGTTGTCCCCTGGGGGTGGCACCGGGGTCCGAGGTGGTGGCACACGGCCGGGAGCAGACGCGGGCATCACCCGCGGGGCCGGGGAAGTCACAATGGGGCTTTGTGTCCCGGGTACCATCGGGGACAcgaagcaggaaaacaagggGGTGCGGGACGGCGTGACGCGGTGCCTGGCTggcactgtcactgtcactgccGGGGAGAGGGACAGCCACCTCGCGGGGCTGCGGGTGGCACTGCCGGAGCGATGCTGCCGTGCAGCCGGTGCCCGTCCCGGAGACATTCCTGCATCGGGTAGGTGACAGcggcgggaggggagggggacGACAGGGTGACCCCAGTGGACCCCGCACTTTCCCAGTTCACCCAGTAGCTTGCCCGTGTCGCCGtggtggtggcaggaggggacaggcaCCGGGTAGCCCTTCCTGTTTCCCCGCGTTCTCAACCTTTCCCATGACCCCGGGGCCAGCGGAGCGGGGTGGGGGTGGGGTGAGGCCACCACGGGGACACTGCAGGTCCCTGTCCCCTTGTCCGTCCCCCCCGTGGACACGCGTGGCTTCCAGGTGACTCTTGTTGGGGTGTCCCCAGGCCACCACCGGCGTGTCCCCAGGGGGCAGGGCTTAGCTTCTCTGATGTCTTCTGTACTTTGGTGTCCCCTGCCTTTGTGTTGTGGCCGGGACACTGTCCCTGCCGTGGGGACACGGCACCCCGAGCTGGGGCTGATGGAGGCTTTGGGGCTTTCCAGGACTCGGGGCAATCGGGGACCAcggtgctggggacagggaggggacaagACAGGCAGGAACCGGTGGTTTCAGGATGGTGGGTCCTGTCCCAACCAGGTGACATGGGACAACCCACCTCAGCCAATGTCCCTGCTGGCAGGGGCTCCACGTGCACCGAGTTGTGCCCGTTCTCAGCCCCGggatgaaggagctggcagggccATGCTACGTGCTGGCTGATGTCACCGTGGGAAGCCACCAACCTGGAGCGTGCTGACGGTGGCACAGAGATCCCAACAAACCCCATGGCATCCCCTAGCCCCATGAGCTGACATCCATGCTCCTAATGCCACCTTTATCCCCTGTCtgtccccccctttccctccccctaGATTCGACCTGGAGAATGGCCCCTCGGGCCGGGGAGCAGCGGACCCCCAGGCCAGCCCGGGCGCGGGGCTGGTCCTGCAGGGCTCCTTCCCCCATGGCCAGCGCCGGGAATCCTTCCTCTACCGCTCCGACAGCGACTACGATCTGTCCCCAAAAGCCATGTCCCGCAACTCCTCCATTGCCAGCGACCTGTGAGTGTgtctcctccccttccccaacccccccccgagacccccctgctcccttccccacCGCTCATTCTCCCTTTGCTCCCCCAGCCATGGAGAAGACATGATTGTCACCCCCTTCGCCCAGGTAGGTGCTGTCCCCACGCCTTggtgaggaggggacagggtgTTTGGGGGGTGTCTTGAGGGGGTCCACCTGAACCCagcccccctctccctccccctccaggTCCTGGCCAGCCTCCGCACCGTCCGCAGCAACCTCACCCATCTCCAGGACCGCTCTGGCAGCAAGTgagtggggggggggatgaAGAGGGGAAGGGTCTCACTTTAGGAGGGGGGGTGCTGTGACTCCAGAAAGGGGgggagcacagccctggggggtCCCAACCATCTCCTCCACCCCCGTTTTGCAGACGAGCATCAAGCAGCAGCCTGCCCTCCGGGAGCAAGGCCAGCCTGGCCGGTGAGTCTCTAGGGATGATTTTTGTCCCTGTATCAGTGGGGACAGGTCCTGTTGGGCCACGAGCTGACAAAGGGGACACACCAAggtgtcccccccctccccccagcccggctgggacagagctgtggCTTTGCCCTTTGGGTTCCATGTCTGATTTTTGGTGGCTCCTCCCGCCCTTCGTGCGGCGGCGGCCGAGGTTGACGTCAAACCTTCCATTAATAAAACCCCAGCAGGGCCCCTGGGGCTGGCTGTCACCCCCGTGGGGACATTGTGGCATGCCACGTGCCCTGTGACGGGGTTGAGGCCCcccccctgcctggggacaccCGACCCCCAGGTCCCCCCGTGCCCCCAGACCCCTCCTCGCCATGGGGGCTCGGTGGGACACAGCCCCGTGGTGCCAGGaccctgtgtgtgtgtccccatgCTGGGTGGCCGTGCCACTTGCTGGCAGGTCCCTTGCCAAGGTGACGGGTGTCCCCAGCAGAGGATGCCCACCAGAAGCTCTCACGGGAGaccctggaggagctggattGGTGTTTGGAGCAGCTGGAGACACTGCAGACCAGGCACTCAGTCAGCGAGATGGCTTCCAACAAGGTAAAAAACACAGCGTGGAGCCCCCACCCATCACCCTGGGGGGCACAAAGCACCCCCCAGGCGGGTCACAGCCCACCCCCCTAGGTCAGGCAGCCCAGGGGGGGTCCTGCCtgagccctgctgcctgcagttcAAGCGGATGCTGAGCCGGGAGCTGACCCACCTCTCGGAGACGAGCCGCTCCGGGAATCAGGTGTCCGAGTACATCTCCAGCACCTTCCTGGGTGAGGACACCCCCCTTCCCAattctcccccctttttccccaggGGACACTGCCCAGTGTCACCTCAGCCAGCCCCAGGGTGGTCTTAGCACCTGCATCAagctggtggcactgggtgccTGCAGGGATGGTGGTTGGGTCCCACTTGGTTCTTGCCAAGGAATTAaattggggggtgggggagttCCCGTGGGATTTGCTGCCTTGGGGGTGTCCTGACTGGGAGCACTGGTGGATTCTGGTGTGTCCTGGTGCATtggggctgtccctgctgcccatgcaggaggtgAGGAGGGAAAGCATCCCCCCAGAAACATCCTCCTTTGCCATGATGTTGGGGTGATGCTCCAGATGACATCACGGTGACAACATCCTGGTGGGGATGGTGGCAGGGGGCAGGTGGTGGTCGTGCTCCCACCCTGTTCATggctccctccccaccctgtgCTGACCCAGACAAGCAGCATGAGGTGGAGCTCCCCTCGGCACTGgccaaggagaaggagaaggagaggaggaaacgTCCCATGTCCCAGATCAGTGGTGTCAGGAAGCTCATGCACAGCTCCAACCTCACCGCCACCACCATCCCCCGCTTCGGGGTGAGGACGGACCAGGAAGAGCTGTTGGCCAAGGTGGGCTCCAGCTTGAGTGACCCAACTGGGGGTCCCTGGTGTCAGTGGCCCCCCCAACACCCACCTCTGTCTTTTTGGTCCCCAGGAACTGGAGGACACCAACAAATGGGGGCTCGACATCTTCAAAGTCGCTGAGTACTCGGGGAACCGCCCGCTGACGGTCATCATGTACAGCATCTTCCAGGTCAGTGTCCCAAAGGGGTGGCCCTGTCCCCTTGGCTGGATGGGGACAtgccacctcctgcctccctgcaggAGCGTGACCTGATGAAGACCTTCCACATCCCCGTTGACACCTTCATCACCTACATGCTGACCCTGGAGGATCACTACCACATTGACGTGGCCTACCACAACAACATCCACGCTGCTGACGTGGCGCAGTCCACCCATGTCCTCCTCTCCACGCCTGCTCTGGAGGTGAGGCCCGGTCACCCAAGGCTACCAAGGCCACCAGGAGTGGCCACCTGCAATGCCTTTTCCCCACCGTTCCCAGGCTGTCTTCACAGACCTGGAGATCATGGCTGCCATCTTCGCCAGCGCCATCCACGATGTCGACCACCCTGGGGTCTCCAACCAGTTCCTCATCAATACCAGTGAGCTGGGgtgcagggatggagctgggagggtgCAGGGGACACTGGCATCCTGGAGCCACCTTCGGGTGACCACTGCCACCTCACAGACTCGGAGCTGGCGCTGATGTACAACGATGCCTCGGTGCTGGAGAACCACCACCTGGCTGTGGGCTTCAAGCTTCTCCAGGAGGAAAACTGTGACATCTTCCAAAACCTCAGCAAGAAGCAGAGGCAGTCGCTCCGTAAAATGGTCATCGACATGGTACGGGGGGGGTCAAGGCCACCCTAGGGTGCTGGGGGGCTTTGTGCTGGGGTCAGGTTGAGCCTTCTTCCTGGCTTGTTCAACCCAGGTCCTGGCCACAGATATGTCCAAGCACATGAACCTGCTGGCAGATTTGAAAACCATGGTGGAGACCAAGAAGGTGACCAGcctgggggtgctgctgctggataACTATTCTGACCGGATCCAGGTGGGGAAAGGAGTGGGAAAACCTTCCTGGTAGTGCAGGTCTTGGTCCTGGTTGCAGCTGGGGCTGCCGGGATGTCCTGTGTGGTGCCACCACCTCTTCAAACCTTGGTTGGCCATGACCAAGGGTGTTCTCGGCACAAGGGTGGTGGCCCTGGGGGACAAAGGACACGGTGGCTGTGTTCACAGGTTCTGCAGAACATGGTGCATTGCTCCGACCTCAGCAACCCCACGAAACCACTGGAGCTCTACCGGCAGTGGACTGATCGGATCATGGTGGAGTTCTTCCACCAGGGAGACcgggagagggagaaggggatggagatcAGCCCCATGTGTGACAAGCACACAGCCTCTGTGGAGAAGTCCCAGGTGGGGCAGTGacgtggggctgggggctgtggggatggggtgggggctgtggggatgaGGTCAGCCCCATGGTGACAAGATGGGCACCACAGGGATGAGATGGGGGTCATGGAGATGAATCGGGGGCCACAGGAACGGGCTGGGGGCTCAGCTTTGCCTTCCTCCAGGTGGGCTTCATCGACTTCATCGCCCACCCCCTGTGGGAGGCATGGGCTGACCTGGTGCACCCTGATGCCCAAGCGATCCTGGACACGCTGGAGGACAACCGGGAGTGGTACCAGAGCATGATCCCACGCAGCCCATCCCCACCACCTGAGGAACCTGGGGTGTCCCCTGCCACCGCCGACAAGTTCCAGTTTGAGCTGACACtggacgaggaggaggaggacgacgaggaggaggaaggagagtcAGACACGGAGCTGGAAGAGACTGAGAGCCCCTTGGATGAGGACAACAGCGGCTGCAAGACACCAGACTCAGAGTCTGTTGACACTGAGCACCTGTCACCTGGCCCTGGGGACCAGGATTCGCCTGTCACCCGCCCCAGGGACATGGACAACCGTCAGGTGCTGGAGGGGACACTGCTGCAGGACGGTGGTGGCAGTGGGCGCTCGGTGTCAGGGCCCGAGGACAACCAGGGGCTGTGCCTGGACACAGAGGGCAATGTCACATTCCTGTCCCTGGACACGTAGTGGCACCGGTCTGGTGGGTCCCCTCACTGCTGTGGGGACGTGGGACAAGTGCTGGGGACAGTGGAGAGCACTGGCATCAGAGTGGCCATGGGGACACGGAGGGACCCCATGTGTGTCCCCACGCAGGAGGTTTTGGTGGGCACAAGGAGGTCGCTCACCATCTCCCAGCGATTGTCcatgtgcagagctgctgggagaggtcCCTGTCCCTGTCAGACAGGGCTTGGGGACACTGTGCTCCTGATGTCCCTGTCACCACAAGGCTCCAGGAAGAGGTCTGCCACTCCAAAAGCATTTCGGTGCCTTGCAGAGCATCCCCACAGCAAAGTGGCACCGAGGGTGCTGGTGACAGCAGGAGGGACCTCGGGGTGGCCAGGCACAGGGGCACGTGGTGGCGgtggtttatttatttggggAAGGGGTTCACTTtttaaagccctttttttttttgttttgtagctCACTTTTTACTACCTGTAGCCTCAGCGCCGCGCACTCCCAGGCAGTTTTTTGGGGCAGAACAGCCGCGTTTCTCCCCTGCTGTCAGCACACAAAAATGTCACCTTCATACTTTGCACTTGGGGCCACCACTCCCCCTCGCAAATGTCCCCAGGGGGGTTGGGGCAGCCCTCTGGggtctttgttttggtttcttccATCACCTTCCAGACATTAAACCTGGCTTGTTCCAAACGGGAGCCTCGCGCGTGATGTTTTATCCAGTCACGCTCGGGCCCCGTTGTCCCCTGGGGACCGACGTGGTTGGTGGCCCCGTCTCCCGCTGGACATTGAGAAGGTCCCTGCTCCGTGTTGGAACAAAAGCCAACTCCTCCCTGGAAACAGCTTCTCCATCACCCACAAACACAACCGGCTAAGGTAAATATTTAATCGCCGGCTTGGCGCAGCGCAGGGCCcgttcccctcctcctccttctccttcttctcctccttctcctcctctctgcccctcCGCTCTTCCGCATTTCTCCCAAGGGTGGTTGAGCTCTGCAAACACATCCCCACCCGTGGGGCCTCTCACCCCACACGGGTGCCCCGGGGGATGGCGGTGGTGGCTCCGTCCTTGCTGTCCCCACCCCGGGTGTGAGGGACTGGGATGGGATGAAGCTGCCAGGGATGGTTCTGGGCTGAGGGCAGCACCCATGTGGTGAGGAGGACGATggaggctgtggctggaggTGGAGGGCAGCACCCAAGGGAccctccctgccctgtcccACTGCTtctgggggctctggggggtGTCCCTGTCCCACTGGGTCCTCGCTGCCCTCCCGTGAGGCCGCCATATGCTGCCTCCCCCTAATCCCCCTGAGGGCCTCAGGGCGAAGGAGGACGCGGGGGCTCGGGCAGGACATGGCCGCCCACCTACAACCCTCACCCCGGCTGGGCCAGGTACTGGGAacactggggacactgggagtactgggagcactgggagcactgggagcacCAGACCCCGCAGGCTGAGGCCTCACAGGGTGGGCTCGATGCTCCTAGTGAGAGGATGTGGTGAGGCCGCCCCTAACTGCAAGCCTCAGGGAGGCCCCTGGCCGTCGCAACAGGGGGTCATGTCGCGACAGAGGAGACTGTGAAGCCTCGCCCTCTCCGTTTCCCCTCTCAGTGGGAATggtccttccctctcccccctaTCCGGGGAGGGAATGGTTCAGCCCACACCCGCGGGGCGCTGCGGGACCGCACCACTGCGCGCTGCGCCGGGGGGAGTCTCGGCCTCACCCACCGCTCTGAGAGGGGGGGGCTcaccccccaacccccacccTCCAGCCCCGCACCCTCGGGCGTGTCCATCAGTCAGCAGTTCCAACCAATCACCATTCTCCCTTTCCTGTGACGTCACGATTTTCATTTGCATACATCACCCCTCCCACtctattttctctcctccccccccccgcaACCTCCCCCCgcaacatcccccccccccctcccgtgACGTCATCCGAGCTCCGCAACCGCCGGGGCGGCGCGCGCCGCTGCTGCAGTCGCTgcgggaggaggaggcggcggcgcgAGCGCGGGCTGGAGGTGAGCGCGCGCCCCCgccaccaccccccccacccccaggaaccccccccccaagcccccccaccccatcaTCACACACCGCGTACCCCCCCTCAGCACCTCCCCCCGTGAGCAGCCCCCCCCGAGCATCCCTGAGCGCCCCCCTTGAACATCCCCCCCCTGAGCACCCCCTGGGCATCGGCAGAgggggacgggggggggggggcatggcggctgcagagctgggggggggggatgcgggtttttttttgagggggggagGGTGTGAGGTGGATGCGGAGCGGGGAGCGGGGCGGATGCGGGTTTTTTTCTCTCGGTAGAACGAGGACCGGCGGGGCTGCGCTGGGCCTGCggggaggggcaggggctgagcccCCTCCCTGCGGCACCCCGCACCCCCCCCGGGCACCCTGCAatccccccctgccccatcaCCCTGCACCCCCTCCCCGCAGCACCTTGctctccccccgccccccccccccccccgcacaccCTCTGCATCCTGCGTACCCCCCCCAACAGCGCACTGGGccccccccagcatcaccctgcACCCCTCCAGTGTCACCCTGTACCCCCCCAGCCTCACCCTGCACCCCCCCAGCCTCACCCTGCAcccccccagcatcaccctgtACCCCCCCAGCCTCACCCTGCACCCCCCCAGCCTTACCCTGCACCCCCCCAGCCTCACCCTGCAcccccccagcatcaccctgtACCCCCCCAGCCTCACCCTGCACCCCCCCAGCCTCACCCTGTACCCCCCCAGCCTTACCCTGCACCCCCGCAGCCTCACCCTGCACCCCCCCAGTGTCACCCTGTAGCCCCCAGTGTCACCCTGCACCCCCCCAGCCTCACCCTGCACCCCCCCAGTGTCACCCTGTAGCCCCCAGCGTCACCCTGCACCCCCCCAGCgaccccctgcacccccccagTGTCACCCTGTAGCCCCCAGTGTCACCCTGCACCCCCCCAGTGTCATCCTGTAcccccccagcatcaccctgcACCCCCCCAGTGTCACCCTGcaccccctctgcccccccacAACCCCCTGTGCACCCTCCAGCTCCCCCTTCCCACCTTTACCCcatcccccccccaacccccagcaccctcctgggTGGTCCCCACGCACCGGGGGCCATTTTGTGATGGGGGAGACTCAGGGGGGGgtcctccctgtcccccaacCTTTAAGGTGGGCAGAGGGGTGGCCTGGTTgaccccttccaaccccccccaacccaacccaacccaacccatgaCTCAACACATGGTGTGGTGTGAATTTGGCACTGTCACcgaggtggtggtggtggtgatgatggtgatggtagtgatggtggtggtggttatggtgatgatggtgatgatggtggtggtgatggtgatgattttgatggtggtgatgatgatgatagtgatggtgatgatggtggtgatgatggtggtggttatggtgatgatgatgatggtggtTATGGTGATGGTGGCTTCTCCTTGCAGATGGCGTCGGCTACAGATTCCCGTTACGGGCAGAAGGAATCCTCGGATCAGAATTTTGATTACATGTTTAAAATCCTCATCATTGGGAACAGCAGCGTGGGGAAAACTTCCTTCCTCTTCCGGTACGCCGACGACTCCTTCACCCCCGCCTTCGTCAGCACCGTCGGCATCGACTTCAAGGTCAAAACCATCTACAGGAACGACAAACGGATCAAGCTGCAGATCTGGGTGAGACCCCAGGAGTCCCCACCGCTCCCGTGGAGGTCCTCACAAGTCCACACAGGTCCCCAGGAACCCCCTGAGGTTCCCTGGAGGTCCTCACAGGTCCCTATAGGTCCCCAGGAACCCCCTGAGGTCCCCTGGAGGTCCCCAGAGGTTCCCCGGAGGTCCCCAGATGTTCCCTCTGAGTCCTTACAGGTCCTTAAACGTCCCCTGGAGGTCCCCAGAGGTTCCCTGTAGGTCCTCACAGGTCCCTGTAGGACCCCTGGAGGTCTCAGGAGTCCCTGAAGGAATCCCCACAGGTCCCCTGGAGGTTCCTATAGCTCCCCAGAAGTCCCCAGGAGTCCCCAGAGATTCCCTGGAAGTCCCCACAGGCCCCTATAGGTTCCCTGGAGGTCCCCAGAGGTTCCCTGGAGGTCCTCACAGGTCCCTATAGGACCCCTGGAGGTCCCAGGAGTCCCTGAAGGAGTCCCCAGAGGTCCCCTGGAGGTCCCCACCGGTACCTATAGGTCCCCAGAAGTCCTCACAGGTCCCCAAGAGGTCCCTATAGGTCCCCATGAGTCCCTAGAGGTCCCCTGGAAGCCCCCACAGGCCCCTATGGGTCCCCAAAGGGTCCCCAGAGGTTCCCTGTAGGTCCTCCCAGGTCCCTATAGGTCCCCTGGAGATCCGAGGAGTTCCTGAAGGAGTCCCCACAGGTCCCCTGGAGGTTCCTATAGCTCCCCAGAAGTCCCCACAGGTCCCCAGGAGTCCCCAGAGGTTCCCTGGAAGTCCCCACAGGCCCCTATAGGTTCTCTATAGGTCCCCAGACGTTCCCTGGAGGTCCTCACAGATCCCTATAGGACGCCTGGAGGTCCCAGGAGTCCCTGAAGGAGTCCCCACAGGTCCCCTGGAGGTCCCCATCAGTACCTATAGGTCCCCTGGAGTTCCCCAGAGGTTCCCTGGAGGTCCCCACCGGGACCTATAGGTCCCCACAGGTCCCCAGAAATCCCCACAGGTCCCCAGGAGTCCCCAGAGGTTCCCTGGAAGTCCCCACAGGCCCCTATAGGTTCTCTACAGGTCCCCAGACATTCCCCAGAGGTCCCCAGAGGTTCCCTGGAGGACCTCACAGATCCCTATAGGACCCCTGGAGGTCCCAGGAGTCCCTGAAGGAGTCCCCAGAGGTCCCCTCAGGTCCCCCCCATGCCAGCAGGAGGCTGTGTGCCCTTGGGGTGGCTTCTCCTCCATCCTTTgacagagctgggggggtgacgaggagggggagaggtgtccctgaggTGTCCTTGAGGCCCCCCAGGACACCCACACGTGTCCCCTAAGGGGTGACAGGCtgttccccccctccccatccccaggacACGGCGGGACAGGAGCGGTACCGAACCATCACCACCGCCTATTACCGGGGTGCCATGGGCTTCATCCTCATGTACGACATCACCAACGAGGAGTCTTTCAATGCTGTCCAGGACTGGTGAGACACCAGGGACCCCCCCTCAACCCAACCTTGCTCTCCGTGGGCATCCCACCCATCCCCAAAatccctttattttattttattttattttattttattttattttattttattttatcttattttattta harbors:
- the PDE4C gene encoding cAMP-specific 3',5'-cyclic phosphodiesterase 4C isoform X4; its protein translation is MLPCSRCPSRRHSCIGFDLENGPSGRGAADPQASPGAGLVLQGSFPHGQRRESFLYRSDSDYDLSPKAMSRNSSIASDLHGEDMIVTPFAQVLASLRTVRSNLTHLQDRSGSKRASSSSLPSGSKASLAAEDAHQKLSRETLEELDWCLEQLETLQTRHSVSEMASNKFKRMLSRELTHLSETSRSGNQVSEYISSTFLDKQHEVELPSALAKEKEKERRKRPMSQISGVRKLMHSSNLTATTIPRFGVRTDQEELLAKELEDTNKWGLDIFKVAEYSGNRPLTVIMYSIFQERDLMKTFHIPVDTFITYMLTLEDHYHIDVAYHNNIHAADVAQSTHVLLSTPALEAVFTDLEIMAAIFASAIHDVDHPGVSNQFLINTNSELALMYNDASVLENHHLAVGFKLLQEENCDIFQNLSKKQRQSLRKMVIDMVLATDMSKHMNLLADLKTMVETKKVTSLGVLLLDNYSDRIQVLQNMVHCSDLSNPTKPLELYRQWTDRIMVEFFHQGDREREKGMEISPMCDKHTASVEKSQVGFIDFIAHPLWEAWADLVHPDAQAILDTLEDNREWYQSMIPRSPSPPPEEPGVSPATADKFQFELTLDEEEEDDEEEEGESDTELEETESPLDEDNSGCKTPDSESVDTEHLSPGPGDQDSPVTRPRDMDNRQVLEGTLLQDGGGSGRSVSGPEDNQGLCLDTEGNVTFLSLDT
- the PDE4C gene encoding cAMP-specific 3',5'-cyclic phosphodiesterase 4C isoform X7: MSRNSSIASDLHGEDMIVTPFAQVLASLRTVRSNLTHLQDRSGSKRASSSSLPSGSKASLAEDAHQKLSRETLEELDWCLEQLETLQTRHSVSEMASNKFKRMLSRELTHLSETSRSGNQVSEYISSTFLDKQHEVELPSALAKEKEKERRKRPMSQISGVRKLMHSSNLTATTIPRFGVRTDQEELLAKELEDTNKWGLDIFKVAEYSGNRPLTVIMYSIFQERDLMKTFHIPVDTFITYMLTLEDHYHIDVAYHNNIHAADVAQSTHVLLSTPALEAVFTDLEIMAAIFASAIHDVDHPGVSNQFLINTNSELALMYNDASVLENHHLAVGFKLLQEENCDIFQNLSKKQRQSLRKMVIDMVLATDMSKHMNLLADLKTMVETKKVTSLGVLLLDNYSDRIQVLQNMVHCSDLSNPTKPLELYRQWTDRIMVEFFHQGDREREKGMEISPMCDKHTASVEKSQVGFIDFIAHPLWEAWADLVHPDAQAILDTLEDNREWYQSMIPRSPSPPPEEPGVSPATADKFQFELTLDEEEEDDEEEEGESDTELEETESPLDEDNSGCKTPDSESVDTEHLSPGPGDQDSPVTRPRDMDNRQVLEGTLLQDGGGSGRSVSGPEDNQGLCLDTEGNVTFLSLDT
- the PDE4C gene encoding cAMP-specific 3',5'-cyclic phosphodiesterase 4C isoform X2, with translation MAQGQPGATCSGSQEHTVGGGGYSQGWRGGDTHSMCRLPEPDSCLISQARGPRRGGDEDGNFPGAAGTRAGTGSGSLLRTVASLSLSPYRGSLSSPMLPTARASPQHSPHNSPRNSPRNSPCNSPVLFKKLLVTQSIRLQRRFTVTHPLGFDLENGPSGRGAADPQASPGAGLVLQGSFPHGQRRESFLYRSDSDYDLSPKAMSRNSSIASDLHGEDMIVTPFAQVLASLRTVRSNLTHLQDRSGSKRASSSSLPSGSKASLAEDAHQKLSRETLEELDWCLEQLETLQTRHSVSEMASNKFKRMLSRELTHLSETSRSGNQVSEYISSTFLDKQHEVELPSALAKEKEKERRKRPMSQISGVRKLMHSSNLTATTIPRFGVRTDQEELLAKELEDTNKWGLDIFKVAEYSGNRPLTVIMYSIFQERDLMKTFHIPVDTFITYMLTLEDHYHIDVAYHNNIHAADVAQSTHVLLSTPALEAVFTDLEIMAAIFASAIHDVDHPGVSNQFLINTNSELALMYNDASVLENHHLAVGFKLLQEENCDIFQNLSKKQRQSLRKMVIDMVLATDMSKHMNLLADLKTMVETKKVTSLGVLLLDNYSDRIQVLQNMVHCSDLSNPTKPLELYRQWTDRIMVEFFHQGDREREKGMEISPMCDKHTASVEKSQVGFIDFIAHPLWEAWADLVHPDAQAILDTLEDNREWYQSMIPRSPSPPPEEPGVSPATADKFQFELTLDEEEEDDEEEEGESDTELEETESPLDEDNSGCKTPDSESVDTEHLSPGPGDQDSPVTRPRDMDNRQVLEGTLLQDGGGSGRSVSGPEDNQGLCLDTEGNVTFLSLDT